From Numenius arquata chromosome 4, bNumArq3.hap1.1, whole genome shotgun sequence, a single genomic window includes:
- the LOC141463792 gene encoding olfactory receptor 14J1-like — protein sequence MSNSSSITEFLLLAFADTRELQLLLFWLFLGIYLAALLGNGLIITAIACDHRLHTPMYFFLFNLAVLDLGSISTTVPKAMANSLLGTRANSYWGCAAQIFVFFISAEFSLLTIMSYDRYVAICKPLHYGTLLGSRACVHMAAAAWGSGFLTALLHTGNTFSLPLCQGNVLDQFFCEIPQILKLCCSHSYLREVGLIVVSVCLGFGCFVSIVVSYVHIFRAVLRIPSEQGRHKAFSTCLPHLAIVSLFLSTAIFAHLKPPSISSPSLHLVVSVLYSVVPPAVNPLIYSLRNQELKEASRRLISWIFFKSDKFATSPHQ from the coding sequence atgtccaacagcagctccatcactgagttcctcctcctggcattcgcagacacacgggagctgcagctcttgctcttctggctcttcctgggcatctacctggctgccctcctgggaaacggcctcatcatcaccgccatcgcctgtgaccaccgcctccacacccccatgtacttcttcctcttcAACCTcgctgttcttgacctgggctccatctccaccactgtccccaaagccatggccaattccctgctGGGCACCAGAGCCAACTCCTACTGGGGGTGTGCTGCCCAGatctttgtctttttcatttcagcagagttttctctcctcaccatcatgtcctacgaccgctatgtggccatctgcaaacccctgcactacgggaccctcctgggcagcagagcttgtgtccacatggcagcagctgcctggggcagtgggtttctcactgctctcctgcacacgggcaatacattttccctacccctctgccagggcaatgtcctggaccagttcttctgcgaaatcccccagatcctcaagctctgctgctcacactcctacctcagggaagtcgggcttattgtggtcagtgtctgtttaggatttggttgttttgtttccattgtggtgtcctatgtgcacatcttcagggccgtgctgaggatcccctctgagcagggacggcacaaagccttttccacgtgcctccctcacctggccatagtctccctgtttctcagcactgccatctttgcccacctgaagcccccctccatctcctccccatccctgcatctGGTGGTGTcagttctgtactcggtggtgcctccagcagtgaaccccctcatctacagcctgaggaaccaggagctcaaggaggcCAGTAGGAGGCTGATATCATGGATATTTTTtaagagtgacaaatttgccacctctccccaccaatga
- the PKMYT1 gene encoding membrane-associated tyrosine- and threonine-specific cdc2-inhibitory kinase codes for GEGGGGGAGVATPPPPPPPGLSYDPSLPQSCFRQSFLVLGRAGGGSCGEVFKVRSRADGRLYALKRSRRRFRGPMDRGRLLEEATHMRRVGQHPHILPLLWGWEQRGRLYLLTHFCPWGSLGELWGRLGGQGMGEWRLWGYLWDLLLALRHLHACPIAHLDLKPANVLLTHGGCRLADFGTAVAPRLPHSDLWLPHSDPRPTRSDPRLACTAPQMTCGDPQPTHGTAGDPQLTHRDPQLPHTSPQLTYAAPQLRHGDSQPPHIAPQPPHTFQPHTYGAGDPRYAAPEALMGQGGPPSDIFSLALTILELGGSQRLPPWGEGWQELRRGGLPQSAAPGLSEELRGVLGAMMEPDPRRRPTAAELLTWGAVRRAGRWRVLTRWADVGLRGMEALGESLPVPLYPAGTKTQWGPSAPSM; via the exons ggggaggggggcgggggaggggcgggggtcgccaccccccctccccccccccccccgggcctctCCTAcgacccctccctcccccagagcTGCTTCCGGCAGAGCTtcctggtgctggggagggcgggggggggctcctgCGGGGAGGTCTTTaag gtgcGCAGCCGGGCCGATGGCCGCCTCTACGCCCTCAAACGGAGCCGTCGGCGTTTCCGGGGCCCCATGGATCGGGGGCGACTCCTGGAGGAAGCGACCCACATGCGGCGTGTGGGGCAGCAcccccacatcctgccccttctgtggggctgggagcagcggggCCGCCTCTATCTCCTGACCCACTTCTGCCCCTGGGGGTCgctgggggagctgtggggcagacttggggggcaggggatgggggagTGGCGCTTGTGGGGCTACTTgtgggacctgctgctggccctgcggCACCTCCAcgcctgccccatagcgcaccTGGACCTCAAACCCGCCAACGTCCTCCTGACCCACGGTGGCTGCCGCCTGGCCGACTTCGGCACCGCCGTCGCCCcgcggctgccccatagcgacctatggctgccccatagcgacccacggccGACCCGGAGCGACCCACGACTGGCCTGCACTGCCCCACAGATGACCTGTGGCGACCCACAGCCGACCCACGGCACCGCCGGTGACCCACAGctgacccatagagacccacagctgccccacactaGCCCACAACTAACCTACGCTGCCCCACAGCTGAGGCACGGTGACTCACAGCCACCCCATAtcgccccacagccaccccacactttccagccccacacttatggggccgGTGACCCCCGTTATGCTGCCCCTgaggcacttatggggcaggggggccCCCCCTCCGACATCTTCAGCTTGGCCTTGACCATCTTGGAGTTGGGGGGCAGCCAGCGGCTGCCGCCGTGGGGCGAGGGGTGGCAGGAGCTGCGGCGTGGGGGGCTGCCCCAGAGCGCAGCGCCAG GGCTGTCGGAGGAGCTGCGGGGCGTCCTGGGGGCCATGATGGAGCCGGACCCACGGCGTCGCCCCACTGCGGCTGAGCTGCTGACTTGGGGGGCGGTGAGAAGGGCCGGACGCTGGAGGGTCCTGACCCGTTGGGCCGATGTGGGTCTGCGCGGGATGGAGGCCCTGGGGGAG tccctcccagtcccgcTGTACCCGGCCGGCACCAAGACCCAGTGGGGCCCTAGTGCTCCCAGTATGTga